A section of the Dermacoccus nishinomiyaensis genome encodes:
- a CDS encoding MFS transporter has product MPSRHSPAHAEPSARSGAGSSRQSLIAAVLCIAGTVVALQQTLVIPLIPEWPTLLHTSADNTSWLVTATLLAGAVATPILARLADMVGKKKIMLVSLAFVIVGSVIGGIGSGLGALVVARTFQGVGASMIPIGISILRDELPREKVGGAVATMSATLGIGSAIGLPLAGFLVEHFSWHMVFWVSVVSASLMFAAVALVVPESKVTSRGRFDLVGAVLLSAALLCLLVPITKGGQWGWGSERVLLLFAASIALFAVWAPYELRHNSPMVDLRTSARRPVLLTNAASLLVGFAMYANMMTTTQQLQMPEITGYGFGMSVIAAGVAMLPGGLAMVVLSPASAAVTKRFGARTTLLAGALGLAASYTLRVFLTGAVWQVVLGATLCSAATAFAYAAMPTLIMRSVPLTETASANGLNTLLRSIGTSTSSAAVAAILTNMAMHVDGHDLPKLAAFKAVFVMAAIAALASAIVAAFVPTAQPASASAPSATPATRPAPASADKDAVRGGDSREIVATGTLVGLDGHPVRRGVVTALASDGAHLDWGRVDDDGCYRLALPGAGRYVLVASAEGWATRSRIVEVTGPGLPQLSLVDPLQLTGAVRRSDGSPAAQVPVTLIKHSGEYHADTLTDGEGRYVMPLPPGGRYVVAALDAEHDATAAASVTVLTEPVSADITL; this is encoded by the coding sequence GTGCCCAGCCGTCACTCACCCGCCCACGCCGAGCCCTCGGCCCGCTCCGGTGCGGGCTCGTCGCGTCAGAGCCTGATCGCCGCCGTCTTGTGCATCGCCGGCACCGTCGTCGCGCTGCAGCAGACGCTCGTCATCCCGCTCATCCCCGAGTGGCCGACGCTGCTGCACACGAGCGCCGACAACACCTCATGGCTCGTCACCGCGACGCTGCTCGCGGGTGCCGTCGCGACGCCCATCCTGGCGCGCCTGGCGGACATGGTCGGCAAGAAGAAGATCATGCTCGTGTCGCTGGCTTTCGTCATCGTCGGCTCGGTCATCGGTGGTATCGGCTCGGGGCTCGGCGCGCTCGTCGTCGCGCGCACGTTCCAGGGCGTGGGCGCGTCGATGATCCCGATCGGCATCAGCATCCTGCGCGACGAGCTGCCACGCGAGAAGGTGGGCGGCGCCGTCGCGACGATGAGCGCGACCCTCGGCATCGGCTCCGCGATCGGGTTGCCGCTCGCCGGTTTCCTCGTCGAGCACTTCTCCTGGCACATGGTGTTCTGGGTGTCGGTCGTCTCCGCGAGCCTCATGTTCGCGGCCGTCGCGCTCGTCGTGCCCGAATCGAAGGTCACCTCGCGCGGACGCTTCGACCTCGTCGGCGCCGTGCTGCTGTCGGCGGCGCTGCTGTGCCTGCTCGTGCCCATCACCAAGGGCGGGCAGTGGGGTTGGGGGAGCGAGCGCGTCCTGCTCCTGTTCGCCGCGAGCATCGCGCTGTTCGCCGTCTGGGCGCCGTACGAACTGCGTCACAACTCGCCGATGGTCGATCTGCGCACCTCGGCGCGACGCCCCGTGCTGCTGACGAACGCCGCGAGCCTGCTCGTCGGCTTCGCCATGTACGCCAACATGATGACGACGACCCAGCAGCTGCAGATGCCCGAGATCACCGGGTACGGCTTCGGCATGTCCGTCATCGCCGCGGGCGTCGCGATGCTGCCCGGTGGCCTCGCGATGGTCGTGCTGTCGCCCGCGAGCGCCGCCGTCACGAAGCGCTTCGGCGCCCGCACGACACTGCTCGCCGGCGCGCTCGGCCTTGCCGCGTCGTACACGCTGCGCGTCTTCCTCACCGGCGCGGTGTGGCAGGTCGTGCTCGGCGCCACGCTGTGCAGCGCCGCGACAGCGTTCGCGTACGCCGCGATGCCGACACTCATCATGCGGTCGGTGCCGCTGACAGAGACCGCGTCCGCGAACGGCCTCAACACGCTGCTGCGCTCGATCGGCACGTCGACGTCGTCCGCCGCCGTCGCGGCGATCCTGACGAACATGGCGATGCACGTCGACGGGCACGACCTGCCGAAGCTCGCCGCGTTCAAGGCCGTCTTCGTCATGGCCGCCATCGCGGCGCTCGCCTCCGCCATCGTCGCTGCGTTCGTGCCGACGGCGCAGCCCGCGTCCGCAAGCGCGCCGAGCGCCACCCCCGCGACGCGCCCCGCCCCGGCGAGCGCCGACAAGGACGCCGTGCGTGGTGGCGACAGCCGCGAGATCGTCGCGACCGGAACGCTCGTCGGCCTCGACGGCCACCCCGTACGCCGCGGCGTCGTGACGGCGCTCGCCAGCGACGGCGCGCACCTCGACTGGGGGCGCGTCGACGACGACGGGTGCTACCGCCTCGCCCTGCCCGGCGCGGGACGCTACGTACTCGTCGCCTCCGCCGAGGGCTGGGCCACACGCTCGCGGATCGTCGAGGTCACGGGCCCCGGTCTGCCGCAGTTGAGCCTCGTCGACCCGCTGCAGCTCACGGGCGCCGTGCGGCGCAGCGACGGTTCACCGGCCGCGCAGGTGCCGGTGACGCTCATCAAGCACTCGGGCGAGTACCACGCGGACACGCTCACCGACGGCGAGGGCCGCTACGTCATGCCGCTGCCGCCGGGCGGGCGCTACGTCGTCGCCGCTCTCGATGCCGAGCACGACGCGACAGCCGCGGCGAGCGTCACCGTGCTCACCGAACCGGTGAGCGCCGACATCACCCTCTGA
- the dop gene encoding depupylase/deamidase Dop produces MTVQRIMGIETEYGVLRPGDQRTTPMVLSGLVVRAYANDVGLNAAQSRWDYSDESPLRDQRGYDIAREVAHESQLTDDIDPSFANVVLKNGARLYVDHAHPEYSSPEVTTPRDAVAYDRAGEVIMRRTAALLADDEDGPTQLYKNNTDGQGASYGTHENYLLRRDVPWARVVAGMTPFFVARQVVTGSGRVGIGTESERAGFQLTQRADFFEAEVGLETTLKRPIINTRDEPHADHRKYRRLHVIVGDANHADVANLLKMGMTSLVLGALEDEALPRIVLARPVTSMRAVSHDLTLAEPLDLVDGRAMSALDILEAYRDATHTWWQRRGDDPVEEQTREVFEHWGRVLDGLRRDPMSLAADLDWVAKKSVMEAFMTRHDVGWDDPRLRALDIQWSDVRADKGLFHTFERAGRFTRVVSDEDVARAVVEPPRDTRAWLRGKSIEAFGSDVASASWDGMVYRTTLPSSYTRIRLPEPLAGSAEQTRGWFDADVAHLIAQVGPDLVVE; encoded by the coding sequence ATGACGGTTCAGCGCATCATGGGCATCGAGACCGAGTACGGCGTGCTGCGCCCCGGCGATCAACGGACGACGCCGATGGTGCTGTCGGGCCTCGTCGTGCGCGCCTACGCGAACGACGTTGGCCTCAACGCGGCGCAGAGTCGGTGGGACTACAGCGACGAGTCGCCGTTGCGCGATCAGCGCGGCTACGACATCGCTCGCGAGGTCGCGCACGAGAGCCAGCTGACCGACGACATCGACCCGAGCTTCGCCAACGTCGTGCTCAAGAACGGTGCGCGCCTGTACGTCGACCACGCCCACCCCGAGTACAGCTCGCCGGAGGTGACGACGCCCCGCGACGCCGTCGCGTACGACCGCGCGGGCGAGGTCATCATGCGGCGCACGGCGGCGTTGCTCGCCGACGACGAGGACGGCCCGACGCAGCTGTACAAGAACAACACCGACGGTCAGGGCGCCTCGTACGGCACGCACGAGAACTACCTGCTGCGCCGCGACGTGCCGTGGGCGCGCGTCGTCGCGGGCATGACGCCGTTCTTCGTCGCGCGTCAGGTCGTCACCGGCAGCGGCCGCGTCGGCATCGGCACCGAGAGCGAGCGGGCCGGTTTCCAGCTCACTCAGCGCGCCGACTTCTTCGAGGCCGAGGTCGGTCTCGAGACGACGTTGAAGCGTCCCATCATCAACACGCGCGACGAGCCGCACGCCGACCACCGCAAGTATCGCCGCCTGCACGTCATCGTCGGCGACGCCAACCACGCCGACGTCGCGAACCTGCTCAAGATGGGCATGACGAGCCTCGTGCTCGGCGCTCTCGAGGACGAGGCCCTGCCGCGGATCGTCCTCGCGCGACCGGTCACGTCGATGCGCGCCGTCAGTCACGACCTGACGCTCGCCGAGCCGCTGGACCTCGTCGACGGCCGCGCGATGAGCGCGCTCGACATCCTCGAGGCGTACCGCGATGCCACGCACACGTGGTGGCAGCGGCGCGGCGACGACCCGGTCGAGGAGCAGACGCGCGAGGTCTTCGAGCACTGGGGGCGCGTCCTCGACGGGCTGCGTCGCGACCCCATGAGCCTCGCGGCCGACCTCGACTGGGTGGCGAAGAAGAGCGTCATGGAGGCGTTCATGACACGCCATGATGTCGGGTGGGACGACCCGCGTCTGCGCGCGCTCGACATCCAGTGGTCCGACGTGCGCGCCGACAAGGGCCTGTTCCACACGTTCGAACGCGCCGGTCGCTTCACCCGCGTCGTCAGTGACGAGGACGTCGCGCGCGCCGTCGTCGAGCCCCCGCGCGACACGCGAGCATGGCTGCGCGGCAAGAGCATCGAGGCGTTCGGCAGCGACGTCGCCTCCGCGTCGTGGGACGGGATGGTCTACCGCACCACGCTGCCGTCGAGCTACACGCGCATCCGCCTGCCCGAGCCACTCGCCGGCAGCGCCGAGCAGACCCGCGGTTGGTTCGACGCCGACGTCGCGCACCTCATCGCTCAGGTCGGGCCCGACCTCGTCGTGGAGTGA
- a CDS encoding ubiquitin-like protein Pup, whose protein sequence is MSGQQFKNASGKGDDEFEAGADAGQVQAASSTSDIDSMLDEIDGVLETNASEFVSGFVQKGGE, encoded by the coding sequence ATGAGCGGTCAGCAGTTCAAGAACGCCAGCGGCAAGGGCGACGACGAGTTCGAGGCAGGCGCAGACGCCGGCCAGGTGCAGGCGGCGTCGTCGACGAGCGACATCGACTCGATGCTCGACGAGATCGACGGCGTGCTCGAGACCAACGCGAGCGAGTTCGTCTCCGGGTTCGTGCAGAAGGGCGGCGAGTGA
- the pafA gene encoding Pup--protein ligase: MERRIYGIETEFGVTATTNGQRRLTPDEVSRALFRKVVAWGRSSNVFLDNGSRLYLDVGAHPEYATAECDSLLDLVAQDRAGERILDDMTSDAQARLAEDGVDGTIYVFKNNTDSAGNSYGCHENFLLDRGADMNRIAEIFVAFLVSRQLVAGAGKLLVRDGRTVFNLTQRAEHIWDGYSSATTRSRPIINSRDEPHADSARYRRLHVIVGDSTMSEATTLLKVGSAHLVLRMIEAGESFPRLHLANQIQAIRDVSADPTGQCVIELQGGTSMTALAMQHMFLERATAFVEREGDPDPAIADVLDLWGRTLEAVESQNFTGIETEIEWVIKRKLLTDYAARQGLELDDPKLAQLDLTFHDIRAGRGVFGLLEKAGRVRRIVDDARVTEAMTTPPQTTRAKLRGDFVRAAREAGRDFTVDWVHLKLNDQAGRTLMCKDPFLATDARVDRLVESLTTPV; the protein is encoded by the coding sequence ATGGAACGCCGCATCTACGGCATCGAGACGGAGTTCGGCGTCACCGCGACGACGAACGGCCAGCGTCGCCTGACGCCCGACGAGGTGAGCCGCGCGTTGTTCCGCAAGGTCGTCGCGTGGGGGCGTTCGAGCAACGTCTTCCTCGACAACGGTTCGCGCCTCTACCTCGACGTCGGCGCGCACCCCGAGTACGCGACGGCCGAGTGCGACTCGCTGCTTGATCTCGTCGCCCAGGATCGCGCCGGCGAGCGCATCCTCGACGACATGACGAGCGACGCCCAGGCGCGCCTGGCGGAGGACGGCGTCGACGGCACGATCTACGTCTTCAAGAACAACACCGACTCGGCGGGCAACTCCTACGGCTGCCACGAGAACTTCCTGCTCGATCGCGGCGCCGACATGAACCGCATCGCGGAGATCTTCGTCGCGTTCCTCGTCTCCCGCCAGCTCGTCGCGGGCGCCGGCAAGCTGCTCGTGCGCGACGGGCGCACCGTGTTCAACCTGACGCAGCGCGCCGAGCACATCTGGGACGGCTACTCGAGCGCGACGACGCGCTCACGCCCCATCATCAACAGCCGCGACGAACCGCACGCCGACTCGGCGCGCTACCGTCGCCTGCACGTCATCGTCGGCGACTCGACGATGAGCGAGGCGACGACGCTGCTCAAGGTCGGCTCCGCCCACCTCGTGCTGCGCATGATCGAGGCGGGGGAGAGCTTCCCGCGCCTGCACCTCGCCAACCAGATCCAGGCGATCCGCGACGTCTCCGCCGACCCCACCGGCCAGTGCGTCATCGAGCTGCAGGGCGGCACGAGCATGACGGCCCTCGCGATGCAGCACATGTTCCTCGAGCGCGCGACGGCGTTCGTCGAGCGCGAGGGCGACCCCGACCCGGCGATCGCGGACGTCCTCGACCTGTGGGGGCGCACCCTCGAGGCGGTCGAATCGCAGAACTTCACCGGCATCGAGACCGAGATCGAATGGGTCATCAAGCGCAAGCTGCTCACCGACTACGCGGCGCGTCAGGGCCTCGAGTTGGACGACCCGAAGCTCGCCCAACTCGACCTCACGTTCCACGACATCCGCGCCGGACGCGGCGTGTTCGGCCTGCTCGAGAAGGCTGGACGCGTGCGACGCATCGTCGACGACGCCCGCGTCACCGAGGCCATGACGACGCCGCCACAAACAACACGCGCGAAGCTGCGCGGCGATTTCGTCAGGGCCGCGCGTGAGGCGGGGCGTGACTTCACCGTCGACTGGGTGCACCTCAAGCTCAACGACCAAGCCGGCCGCACGCTCATGTGCAAGGATCCGTTCCTCGCCACCGATGCCCGCGTCGATCGTCTCGTCGAGAGCCTGACGACGCCCGTCTGA
- a CDS encoding FKBP-type peptidyl-prolyl cis-trans isomerase gives MTSPKRLLALAALPIVFLAGCGNDDSKASKSSSGSSGASASSNASSPSSSSGLSAPATKGNLDDVKVDTKDAAKPTVSIPKDKLPFGTSSTKPKILTQGSGKTVGDNDIVKANFVMVNGTTGKTIGSTFGETVPSFNMSDNNNLPGIISTLKGQKAGTKLVVSLPPKDSFGAAGNEKIGVGANDNLVLYMEIKATDTPLKEAQGTTKDAPADMPKVSVPAGQGKQASITVAKGAKAPTSLKTATLIEGNGKKVASGDSVAVSYTGQIWGTSTIFDATAKHNDGGKPSVFVIGKGQVITGWDKALVGQKVGSRVLVVVPPSEGYGKDGNQQAGIKGTDTLVFVVDILAAN, from the coding sequence GTGACTTCCCCCAAGCGTCTGCTTGCCCTGGCCGCTCTGCCCATCGTCTTCCTGGCCGGATGCGGCAACGACGACTCGAAGGCCTCCAAGAGCTCGAGCGGCTCCTCCGGCGCCAGCGCGTCGTCGAACGCATCGTCACCGTCGTCGTCGAGCGGGCTGTCCGCACCCGCGACGAAGGGCAACCTCGACGACGTCAAGGTCGACACGAAGGACGCTGCGAAGCCCACCGTCTCGATCCCGAAGGACAAGCTGCCGTTCGGCACGAGCAGCACGAAGCCGAAGATCCTGACGCAGGGTTCCGGCAAGACGGTCGGCGACAACGACATCGTCAAGGCCAACTTCGTCATGGTGAACGGCACGACCGGCAAGACGATCGGTTCGACGTTCGGTGAGACCGTGCCCAGCTTCAACATGAGCGACAACAACAACCTGCCGGGCATCATCAGCACCCTGAAGGGCCAGAAGGCCGGGACGAAACTCGTCGTCTCCCTGCCGCCGAAGGACAGCTTCGGTGCCGCGGGCAACGAGAAGATCGGTGTCGGCGCGAACGACAACCTCGTGCTCTACATGGAGATCAAGGCCACCGACACGCCGCTCAAGGAGGCCCAGGGCACGACCAAGGACGCGCCCGCCGACATGCCGAAGGTCAGCGTCCCCGCCGGCCAGGGCAAGCAGGCGAGCATCACCGTCGCCAAGGGCGCGAAGGCCCCGACGAGCCTCAAGACGGCCACCCTCATCGAGGGCAACGGCAAGAAGGTCGCCTCCGGCGACTCGGTCGCCGTCAGCTACACCGGCCAGATCTGGGGCACGTCGACGATCTTCGACGCCACCGCGAAGCACAACGACGGTGGCAAGCCGTCGGTGTTCGTCATCGGCAAGGGCCAGGTCATCACCGGCTGGGACAAGGCGCTCGTCGGCCAGAAGGTCGGCAGCCGCGTGCTCGTCGTGGTGCCGCCGTCCGAGGGCTATGGCAAGGACGGCAACCAGCAGGCGGGCATCAAGGGCACCGACACCCTCGTGTTCGTCGTCGACATCCTCGCCGCCAACTGA
- a CDS encoding FKBP-type peptidyl-prolyl cis-trans isomerase, whose product MGFDPKTTKPEIDFPGDTPPAELVVEDITVGDGATVEAGDIIKAHYVGVSWSTGEEFDASWNRGEPLEFTAGVGQVIQGWDEGLLGMKVGGRRKIIIPPALGYGERGAGASIGPNETLIFVVDLVSTNKPGAGRSFGLR is encoded by the coding sequence ATGGGTTTCGACCCCAAGACGACCAAGCCCGAGATCGACTTCCCCGGTGACACCCCGCCGGCGGAACTCGTCGTCGAGGACATCACCGTTGGTGACGGCGCCACCGTCGAGGCCGGCGACATCATCAAGGCGCACTACGTCGGCGTCTCCTGGTCGACCGGCGAGGAGTTCGACGCCTCGTGGAACCGCGGCGAGCCGCTGGAGTTCACCGCCGGCGTCGGCCAGGTCATCCAGGGCTGGGACGAGGGCCTGCTCGGCATGAAGGTCGGCGGCCGCCGCAAGATCATCATCCCGCCGGCGCTCGGCTACGGCGAGCGCGGCGCGGGTGCCTCGATCGGCCCGAACGAGACGCTGATCTTCGTCGTCGACCTCGTTTCGACGAACAAGCCCGGCGCTGGACGCTCCTTCGGCCTCCGCTGA
- a CDS encoding helix-turn-helix transcriptional regulator, with protein sequence MAARPTPEAKTERLLNLVIALLYTRRPLTKDAIRQAVRPYTEAPNDEAFDRMFERDKDELRELGIPLRAEPIDILFEDEIGYRIDKREYELPDLHFDADELAVLGLASRAWQQASLAGPAAAAMRKLEALDISPDVESVVGLEPRIRTSEPAFDAVKDAVMTRRAITFTYRAAGRESAVRHVQPWTVTNRRGHWYVAGFDTDRDAPRVFRLSRIEGPVRLVGKPGAYEVPDDHDTSALIERTERTPDWAPAVLRVRAGRGHSLVRRARTVGVIDETWQLIDIEYADPGVLADEVVSFGADVLVEKPDELRERVMARLRGAYEAQTAETAP encoded by the coding sequence GTGGCAGCACGACCCACCCCGGAGGCGAAGACCGAGCGCCTGCTCAACCTCGTCATCGCGCTGCTCTACACGCGCAGGCCGCTGACGAAGGACGCCATCCGTCAGGCCGTGCGCCCGTACACCGAGGCACCGAACGACGAAGCCTTCGACCGGATGTTCGAGCGGGACAAGGACGAGTTGCGTGAGCTCGGCATCCCGCTGCGCGCCGAACCCATCGACATCCTGTTCGAGGACGAGATCGGCTACCGCATCGACAAGCGTGAGTACGAGCTGCCCGACCTGCACTTCGACGCCGACGAACTCGCTGTCCTCGGCCTCGCCTCGCGTGCGTGGCAGCAGGCCAGCCTCGCCGGCCCTGCGGCGGCGGCGATGCGCAAGCTCGAGGCGCTCGACATCAGCCCCGACGTCGAATCGGTCGTCGGCCTCGAACCTCGTATCCGCACCAGCGAACCCGCCTTCGACGCCGTCAAGGACGCGGTGATGACGCGGCGCGCCATCACGTTCACCTACCGCGCGGCCGGGCGGGAGAGCGCTGTGCGTCACGTTCAGCCGTGGACGGTGACGAACCGTCGGGGTCATTGGTACGTCGCCGGGTTCGACACCGACCGTGACGCGCCGCGCGTCTTCCGTCTCTCGCGAATCGAGGGCCCGGTGCGACTCGTCGGCAAGCCGGGCGCCTACGAGGTGCCGGACGATCACGACACGAGCGCCCTCATCGAACGTACCGAACGCACCCCCGACTGGGCGCCTGCCGTCCTGCGGGTGCGCGCGGGGCGAGGACACTCGCTCGTGCGGCGCGCCCGCACCGTCGGCGTCATCGACGAGACGTGGCAGCTCATCGACATCGAGTACGCCGACCCCGGCGTGCTCGCCGACGAAGTCGTCTCCTTCGGCGCCGACGTGCTCGTGGAGAAGCCCGACGAGCTGCGCGAACGTGTCATGGCGCGCCTGCGGGGCGCCTATGAAGCCCAGACGGCGGAGACTGCACCATGA
- a CDS encoding helix-turn-helix transcriptional regulator: MNARTDKAARSGAIDSGSADTGSISSGSINSGPINSEAATTRLSRLLTMVPWLMNRQGIDIEEAARTLGVSRAQIEADLELLFVCGTPGHMPDDLIEAEWEQGRVYIRNADAIAKPLRFTRDEALALTVGLRTLLDVPGLQERDAVDRALAKLSEATGESGAARVHVSLERDGEQVLSTLQDAVRRAHRVHLRYLAPARDEVTERDVDPLRLFTSDGHWYLEGWCRRAEGMRTFRLDRIESVELLDVRAEIPQDAQRTDLSRGFFAPSPDAPQVRLRVQRAAFWIIDYYPCFDVERSDDGEHADVSLVLGDGRWLRRLLLQLGRDAQVLAPAAVRAQVADEARRALDAYAEMLGGTVP, from the coding sequence ATGAACGCCCGCACTGACAAGGCCGCCCGCTCTGGGGCGATCGACTCTGGGTCCGCCGACACGGGGTCCATCAGCTCGGGGTCGATCAACTCGGGGCCGATCAACTCCGAAGCGGCGACGACGCGCCTGTCACGGCTGCTCACGATGGTGCCGTGGCTGATGAACCGTCAGGGCATCGACATCGAGGAGGCGGCCCGCACCCTCGGCGTCAGCCGCGCGCAGATCGAGGCCGACCTCGAGCTGCTCTTCGTCTGCGGCACACCCGGCCACATGCCCGACGACCTCATCGAGGCCGAGTGGGAGCAGGGGCGTGTCTACATCCGCAACGCCGACGCCATCGCCAAACCGCTGCGCTTCACCCGCGACGAGGCGCTCGCCCTCACCGTCGGGCTGCGCACGCTGCTCGACGTGCCCGGGCTGCAGGAGCGCGACGCCGTCGATCGCGCCCTCGCCAAGCTGAGCGAGGCGACGGGGGAGAGCGGCGCCGCACGCGTCCACGTCAGCCTCGAACGCGATGGTGAGCAGGTGCTCAGCACGCTGCAGGACGCGGTGCGCCGCGCACATCGGGTGCACCTGCGCTACCTTGCGCCGGCCCGGGACGAGGTGACGGAGCGTGACGTCGACCCGCTGCGCCTGTTCACCTCCGACGGCCACTGGTACCTCGAAGGGTGGTGCCGTCGCGCCGAGGGCATGCGCACGTTCCGTCTCGACCGCATCGAGAGCGTCGAGCTCCTCGATGTCCGGGCCGAGATCCCGCAGGACGCGCAGCGCACCGACCTCTCGCGCGGCTTCTTCGCCCCCAGCCCCGACGCGCCGCAGGTGCGTCTGCGGGTGCAGCGGGCCGCGTTCTGGATCATCGACTACTACCCGTGCTTCGACGTCGAACGATCCGACGACGGCGAGCACGCAGACGTCTCACTCGTCCTCGGCGACGGGCGCTGGTTGCGCCGGTTGCTGCTGCAGCTCGGCCGGGACGCCCAGGTGCTCGCGCCTGCCGCGGTGCGGGCGCAGGTCGCCGACGAGGCCCGCCGCGCCCTCGACGCCTACGCCGAGATGCTCGGGGGCACCGTGCCGTGA
- the tatA gene encoding Sec-independent protein translocase subunit TatA, with translation MKNLLEHPASLLILVLVIVVLLGWKKLPDMARSLGRSSRILKSEIDEMKTESNRSKASGATVEGETANPVHDANGNPVHSGDPVTRTDAHRNDV, from the coding sequence ATGAAAAACCTGCTCGAACACCCCGCGTCACTGCTCATCCTGGTGCTCGTCATCGTCGTGCTCCTGGGCTGGAAGAAGCTGCCCGACATGGCGCGCAGCCTCGGGCGCAGCTCGCGCATCCTCAAGAGCGAGATCGACGAGATGAAGACGGAGAGCAACCGGTCGAAGGCCTCCGGCGCCACCGTCGAGGGTGAGACGGCGAACCCGGTGCACGATGCCAACGGCAACCCGGTCCACTCCGGTGACCCCGTGACGCGCACCGACGCGCACCGCAACGACGTCTGA
- the tatC gene encoding twin-arginine translocase subunit TatC — translation MAIFGRRKDNPEARMSIGDHLREFRNRAIVAGVAILLCCIIGWHYYQNIYDFIEQPFRDYQHAHPEAHVEVAFNAVTAPFNLKLKVVAWAGLILAAPVWLWQIWAFLVPGLTPREKRVGRIFVASAIVLFACGVYMGSLTFGNAVEMFISATPRGAANFADGGMYFSFVTRFILSFGLTFMLPILLLALNAVGVLKGRIMLKGWRFAVIIAVAFAAIMTPTPDVYTMFLMAVPLIVLFFGSAGLALALDAWRARKEKRERPAWMDVSDDQASAL, via the coding sequence GTGGCAATCTTCGGACGACGCAAGGACAACCCCGAAGCGCGGATGTCCATCGGCGACCATCTGCGCGAATTCCGCAACCGCGCGATCGTCGCCGGCGTCGCGATCCTGCTGTGCTGCATCATCGGCTGGCACTACTACCAGAACATCTACGACTTCATCGAGCAGCCGTTCCGCGACTACCAGCACGCCCACCCCGAGGCGCACGTCGAGGTCGCGTTCAACGCCGTCACGGCGCCGTTCAACCTCAAGTTGAAGGTCGTGGCGTGGGCCGGCCTCATCCTCGCGGCGCCCGTGTGGCTGTGGCAGATCTGGGCCTTCCTCGTGCCCGGCCTGACGCCGCGGGAAAAGCGCGTCGGCCGCATCTTCGTCGCCTCAGCGATCGTGCTGTTCGCCTGCGGCGTCTACATGGGGTCGCTGACCTTCGGCAACGCCGTCGAGATGTTCATCAGTGCGACGCCGCGCGGCGCGGCCAACTTCGCCGACGGCGGGATGTACTTCTCGTTCGTCACCCGCTTCATCCTGTCGTTCGGGCTGACGTTCATGCTGCCGATCCTGCTGCTGGCACTCAACGCGGTCGGCGTGCTCAAGGGCCGGATCATGCTCAAGGGGTGGCGCTTCGCCGTCATCATCGCAGTGGCCTTCGCGGCCATCATGACGCCGACGCCGGACGTCTACACGATGTTCCTCATGGCAGTGCCGCTCATCGTGCTGTTCTTCGGCAGCGCGGGGCTAGCCCTCGCACTCGACGCGTGGCGTGCACGCAAGGAGAAGCGTGAGCGTCCGGCCTGGATGGACGTCAGCGACGACCAGGCCTCGGCCCTGTGA